The sequence below is a genomic window from Blastopirellula retiformator.
GGCGCCATTTCCGCCCGAGCTGTCGAAGAACGCCCATGACGAGTTGGTCAAGCTGGGGGTCGAAGTCCACAACCACCATCGCGTCGGCGCGGTCAAGGAAGACTCGGTCATCGTCAAGCACGAAGAGGAAGAGACGACCATCCGCGCCAAGACGATCATTTGGGCGGCTGGCGTGCAAGCTTCGCCGCTGGCCAGCAAGTTGGCCGCCGCAACCGGCGCCGAAACCGATCGTGGCGGGCGGATCATCACCGAGCCCGATTGCACGGTACCGGGGCATCCCGAGATCTTTGCGATTGGCGACATGGCTTGCTACAAGCATCAAGGGGAACATCCGCTGCCGGGCGTCGCGCCGGTCGCGATGCAGCAAGGCCAATACGCCGCCAAGACGATCGTCAATCGCTTGCGAGACAAGCCTGTTGAACCGTTCAAATATAACGACCCCGGCAGCCTGGCGACGATCGGCCGTTCGAAAGCGGTCGCCGTGCTCGGCACGTGGAAGTTCACCGGCTTCATCGCGTGGGTGCTGTGGCTGGTTGTGCACCTGATGAAATTGATTCAATTCGAGAGCCGCCTCTTGGTGCTGATGCAGTGGAGCTGGGCTTACTCGACGTTCAATCGTTCCGCCCGACTGATCACCGGCGAAGACTATCGCCAGGAAGAGCTGGACGACATTTTGAACTCGTAACTTGCCGTTTCTACCGGCTTTTTTGAAGTTTTTCACGCTGAAAATCTCTTCCGTGGCGCCAATACGATTGGCTGCTGGCGCCTAATTGTTATGCGGGCCGCTTCTTATCGCCGCCAACGATGGCGGCTTGCGCGCCCATCGACGCCGTGAGTCTGGATTTCACGGAAAGTCGTGCGACTTTGGCGAAGTTTGCACCTGCCCGGCATCGCAGTTGCGTTTCTTGATGCCGATGAACGCCGACCAGTTTGAACTGGTGGTCAGCCGCTGGATCGAAGGAAAAACGGCGGAGCGGAGAACGGTGGAACATCTGCTGGGCTGGAATGGCAAGCAACCTCCGACCCAACAGGTCGCCCAGCACGGCCAAGAATAATCTTCGCCCAGGTTGCGGCGGCGAGTAAAACCGATGCTCTCAATAGCGTATTTCTACTATTAATAGCGTGTTTTCTTCTATTACAATTAGCGTCGCCCCGCTTACAACACAGGCAACGCCATTGAGAAAGGGTCGACCGCGTGTCGTACTATAATCTGATCGCTGGAGGCGTCTTCGGTTTAATTGCGGTCTTGGGAGGCGCCATACTTAGCGACCAGGTCAAGTCGCATCTTGACGCGGCGCTATTAGAAAAAGCGGTCGCCACTCCGGCCGTCTTCGCTGCCAACGGCGATTTGATCCGCGAAGCTTCCACGCAAATCAATATCATTGATCGTCGTGAGAACGAAGCGGCGTGGCTAGGCTACGTGACCGGCAACGTTTACATCATGCTCAATGGTCTCGCGATGATCGGCCTGGGCATGATTCAGACCAGGGGAAGCGGAACCCGCATTGCGATCGCCGGAGGCGCCTGTTTCACGCTCGGAATTCTGCTGTTTGGCATTTGCACATGTGCAGCGGCGGCGTTGTCGATGCCGACGCTACGAATCCCAATTCCGGTCGGCGCGATCTTTCTCGCTGGCGGCTGGCTTTGTCTGATCGTCGCCTCGATTCAGGCGAAACGACAACCGGCGGCGGCATGTTCATAAACCGACGAAACTACCTAGCGCGGCGGCGAGGCTTCTCGGTCAGGTCGAAGTCGAATTCGACGCGATCGGCCGCAACGTTCGCCGTCAGCTCGCTCTTCATCATATAGCGTTCTGGAATCAGTTTCTTTTCGGTCGCCATGCCGGCGACGATGATCATCTTTTCTCCACCGGTGCATTGCAGCGAATAGACGCCGTTGGCGACCATTGCATTCGCCGTTTCCTTCATCGATCCTTCCACGGGAACAAACGTAATATCGGCCCGCTGAACCGGTTTACCGTCGAGCGTCACCATGCCGGAAACGTCAAAGACCTCCGGGCCACGCGAACAACCGCCGACCACGATCGTCGCCCAACAGACGCAGCAGGCGACGACAAATTGAAAGATGCGATAACTTTTCATAAAACCTTGCCGGCCCGGAAACGATCAACATTCCGGCGCCGCTCCAAGAGTAGGAATTGTGCGAAGTAAGAGCTTGCCCACAGGCCAGGCGAAAAGCGAGCCGGAATCTGGCGTCGCTTACCGCCGGTCCGCGCGCTTAGAACTGATCGATAACGTTGCCGTCTCGACGATTGGCCAAGTCCATCAACGTCGTATTGCTGATGTTTTCTTGGAGAAACGAGACCGACCCGTCGGCTCGTGAAGTCATAATCCCGCCGGGGTGTTCGCTGCGCATGACGAACCAGGCCAAGTAGGCCGAGAGATAGACGCATGGCTTGCTGGGCGTGCTCACGCAACGCGAGGCCGACGCGTTGTAGTCCGAAACGAACAATCCGCGCGACCCGGCGTTGAACGTCGTCTCCGCTCCCACGGCGTTCCAGTAATTGGCGGTCGTATCGTAAGTGGTCGCCGTCGGCAAATCGGGGCTCCCTTGAAGGCACTCGCCAATCATCAGCGTGTTGCTGACGCCATCAACCACATCGCGAAATTGAATGTGCGACTTGGTAAAGAACAATCCGCTCATCGAGTTCGGATCGGCCGAATTGATTCCAGAGTTCGAGGTGTTTGTGTTGGCGAGATAGTTCCCTTGAAAACCGTCGTGTCCCACCTTGCCGCCATTCGGATCAGAAGGGCAGACGAAGTCGTTGACGACCGTATTGCGAACGGCAGCGTCCAGGCTGGCGGACGGCGTCGTCAACATGTCGGTCTTGATCGCGTCGTACATCGCAGACTGTTCAACAAACGGCAAGATGCACTGAAACCAGCACGTTCCATACGGATATTCGCCCGCCACGTCGCCAACGGCAGCCGGAAACAGCCCGACGCTAAATTGCCCATAAGGTAACGACTGGAAGGTGTCGTGATAATTGTGCATCGCCAGGCTGATCTGCTTCAGATTGTTGGTGCACTGAATGCGCCGCGCCGCTTCGCGAGCCTGCTGCACGGCCGGCAACAAAAGAGCGATCAAAACGCCGATAATGGCGATTACTACTAATAATTCGACGAGCGTAAAGGCGGCGCGCTGACGACGACCTACCGAACATGCAGACATAGTTGTTCCCCGATGGATAATTTGAAAGCCTGACGACAGCGCCAAGCTCAGTTCCGATGTCGAACGGGCATGATGATCGAGTGGAGCAGTCAAATCTTCGGGGCGATCGGTAACAGAATACGAGGGGATTGGCGGGCCAGCCATACACCCTTCAGGGGGAAAGCAATCGCCTGGCGATGCAAGTCAAAACATTTGTTTCTTCGCGTTATTTGGCAAGGAATCTCCGTTTCAGACAGAACGACGCAAGCACGATCGCTAACCGTTTATAGAAGGAGAGGTTCGAACTTATGTTAGCTTGCAAATTAGTTTTGTCGGCTCCTCCCGGCTTGGCAAAGAATGCACATTTGATCGACGCCGGAGCCGCTTGCAGGGCAAACAGCCAACCACTTTTTCGCCTTTTTTTTGCTGTTTGAGCGCACTTCACACTCTAACGGTCGGTTCTTTCCCCGCAGATTCAACAGTGGCGTCGCAGCGACACCGATCCATCGGATGACTTCGATTTGCAGTCCGTTGATTTTCTCGACGGACTGCGTGATCGCAGGGATGCGATCCCAAAATAGCGACGTAAGTCGTTATTTTGGGAGCCGCGAAGAGCTACGCTCTGAGCCTGGCGAGGTTGGAAAATGCCACGATGGCATTTTTCAACAAGCAGTTAGTCTTCAGACGACTTGAGTCGTCCTGCCAAAAACTCCAGCATCTTCTCTCTTGAGCCCTGGTAGTACTTGCCCAGGTTGTGATTGGTATCCGCCAGAACGACTGTTTCGTGCGGCACGCCGGCGGCGGTTAAGATCTCCTTCAACAGATCAAAACCGTCGGCGTGATCCTGATCGCCATTGATCGTCAGCAGGGCAAAGTCGTTCCTCTTTAGCTCGGCGGCGTTTTGCTTGGCGGTCGGCAACATGTCGCTATCTTCCTGACGACCGCGCCAATTGAGGGCGCCGCCCCAACTTCCCGCTGCGGCAAATAGATCAGGATGCTCCAGCGCCAAGCGAACCGAACCGGCGCCTCCCATGGAGAAGCCGCAGGCCACCCGAGCCGACTGCTGAGCCTTGGTCGGATACTCTTTGTCGATCAGCGGAACAAGTTCGTCGACGATCATCTTCTGAACTTCACCCCGATAGCCGCTCATGCCGCCGTTCGGAAAGACGCAGATCGCCGCCGGGAACTTGCCGCTGCGAATCGCCCCGGCAACCATTGCCGAGAACCCGGCCGAGTCCGACTTCTCGCTGCCGCCGGCGCCATGCAGAAAGTAGACGACCGGATAGCGGGTCGCGCCGCTGGTATCCATCTCGGGCGGCGTCCAGACGACGTAGCCGACGTCATGCCCCAGCGCTTCGCTCTTAAGCACCTTGTGCGTCAGCCCCGGCGCCTTGGTGATCTCGGGGTTTACCCATTTGACTTCGCGCTGTCGCGGCTGCGCCAGTATATCGGTCGTTGCGAACAAGGTGAGCGAGAACATCAGCGCGAGAGAAAATCGAGTCATCAGCGGGGCTCCTGAAGAAGTGCGTTTAAGCCACTTCTAGCAAGATATCGCCGCCGACTCGGCGAAGCAAAATATGCCAGTGGCCAGCTACTCAATCACCACATCAAACAGCGGCGCCAGTTGCAACCAACCGGCCGAGTCGATCTTTAGCTTCCGCAGATCGTCAGCCGCGGCGCCCAGATCTTGCAGGTCGCAGCGGAGCAGCTTCGACTCGGTCAACCGGGCGCCGTAAAATCTGCCGCGGCGCATTCGGCAATCCACCCACTCGACCGATTCCAATTGCGTCTGGTCGAAGTCGACGTCTCCCATTTCGCAATCTTCAAAGCGGCAGTTCTTCAGCTTGGCGCCTCGCCAGGTGCAGAACGAAAGATTGCAGCGGGTCAGCACCACGTTTCGCCAGGCGGCGCTGGTAAAGTCGATGCCAATCAGCTTGGCGCCGACCAGTTCGACCTGTTGAAACTCGCTACCGGGCATCTGGGCGTTGGAGAAATCGCAGGTCGTCGCTTGCACGTCGCGCAGTAAGATCTCGGGCAGCTTCGCCGCAGGCCAGACGACTTGATCGAGCCGCGACGTCAGGATCGTCAATCGATCGAGCGTCGCCGCCGGACGTTGGCCGCGGACCAGGACGCGCTCGTAGTCCTGCTCGTCATCGATCGTTTCGACAGAGCAGGGGACCAGGTCCTCGTCGGCTGGTAGATCGGGCGACAGCAATCCGTAGCCCCAGGTCTTTTTCGCCATCCGTCGGCTTACTCGTCTTCCTTCGAGGAGAACGTGCCGATCAGTTCTCCTTGGATGACGGTGAACGACAGGTTCTTTTCGTCCAGGCTCACCGCCGGCAGCAACTCTTCGTCGATGCGATGCAGCAGTTTTTCGACCGAGTCGCCGGCGGTCAAACTTTCGTCGAGCAGGATCAGCGAACCGATCACATTGCCGCTGGTCAAAAAGTGGAGGTCGAACATGCCGACTTCGGCGCCTTCTTCTCCCAGCAGAACGAAACGTTCCGAGTTGTCGGTGCGCACCATGCGAACGAATTGAATTTCCACGCGTTTTACCTAATCGTTGACTTGCGTTTGTAAGTTTGTTTCTTCTTTTCTTGATCGGCGCCGCTGAAGTCGAAGAGCGACGTCAGCGACTTGCCCGACTTGTGGTAGCGAATGCCGGTTCCAGGAATGCTGGCCGAGACATACTTTCGCCCGGTGGCGCTCATGCCGCCGCGAAAGCCGCGAATGCCAAGCGAAAAACCAACGCCGCTTTTGCTGAAATTAATTCGCAGCGGACCGAAGGTGATCGATTTGCGAGCTGTCCATCCCACGTTGGTTCCCCTGCAGCGATTCTCCGTGCAGCGACGACGCTTGTTGTTTTACCGTCGTTTGCGACTTCCCGCCAGCATCACGCCGGCGCCAATTCCCAAACTGGACGCCAGCACGGCGAAGATCAGCAGCCAGACCGCGATCGAGTTCACCTCGCCGGTCGACGAGTCTTCAATCGTTTGCGGGCGATCGACAATAAACAGCGGACTCACCTGGCGTCGATTCGGATCTTCGTCCGACATAAACGGAGATCGATACGCCCAGTCCTTGTAGAAAAACCCTTCCGCCACGACCGTTAGGTGCAAGTCGTCGGCAACGCTACCGCCGGGAGGCAGTTGCCGCGAACACAGAACGACCGGATAGGAGTTCTCAAATTCGCGCCGCGTCGTTGGGTCGCCATGGGCCTGCGAGATAATCGGCGCTTTCAGCGGTACAAACAGATTGATCTCGTAGTAGTGATCCAATCCGCGGCGGCGGGCGGTCTCTTCGTCGACGACAATCTTGGTGATCCGCCGCACCATGCCCCTGACCCGCATTGCGGCGCCGCGAAACTGCTCGGGCTCGGTCAATAGCCGGGGGAGCGAAACCGGGGTCGCCTCGGCGGACAGTTGATCTCGAGGAACCGACGCGACAGCGGCCTGCGTTTGATAGAACGATTCATTTTCACGCCCCGAGAAGGGCGCCCGATCGCGGATCGCGTCGAACTCGCCGATGTCGACTCCCTGGGCGGCCAACAAAACCTGCCCTTCGTTGACCCCCAACTGCGCGTCGACTTGGTCTGGATGCCATGACACGCGCTGCGTCACAGCGGCGATAGTGGCCGGCTGCTCACCTGCCGGCGTCATCCGTTTGACAAAGTAAGCGGCGGCGCTGATCGGCTGATCGATCGCTCCTTCCTCTTGATCGACCAGCGGCTTGAAGCGTTCTGGAATCGCCAACGACATCAACACCACCCGCTCGACCGAGCCGGTCTCGCCGCCGCGGGGAATCACTTCCAAGGCATAAAAGTCTTCCAGATCGTACGCGGCCCCCAGTTCCGGAAAAATTGGACGGCTGCTGATTTTGACGACGCGACCGACCAGCAAAAAACATTCGAGTCGCGACGCTTCGGGCTGCTCGACGTAGGCGCCCCACTTGGGTTCGATCTGCAGCCAACCTTCAATCTGCCTCGGCTTGGGACGGCGAATCCGCGAGAGCAAGCGAATCAACGGCTCTTGTTCAGCGTCGATAAGCGGCTGCTCGTCGTCGAACATCTTGTAGTAGCTCTCGTCGAAGCCGATCCCCGCCATG
It includes:
- a CDS encoding alpha/beta hydrolase, which encodes MTRFSLALMFSLTLFATTDILAQPRQREVKWVNPEITKAPGLTHKVLKSEALGHDVGYVVWTPPEMDTSGATRYPVVYFLHGAGGSEKSDSAGFSAMVAGAIRSGKFPAAICVFPNGGMSGYRGEVQKMIVDELVPLIDKEYPTKAQQSARVACGFSMGGAGSVRLALEHPDLFAAAGSWGGALNWRGRQEDSDMLPTAKQNAAELKRNDFALLTINGDQDHADGFDLLKEILTAAGVPHETVVLADTNHNLGKYYQGSREKMLEFLAGRLKSSED
- a CDS encoding DUF4236 domain-containing protein; the protein is MGWTARKSITFGPLRINFSKSGVGFSLGIRGFRGGMSATGRKYVSASIPGTGIRYHKSGKSLTSLFDFSGADQEKKKQTYKRKSTIR
- a CDS encoding DUF423 domain-containing protein; its protein translation is MSYYNLIAGGVFGLIAVLGGAILSDQVKSHLDAALLEKAVATPAVFAANGDLIREASTQINIIDRRENEAAWLGYVTGNVYIMLNGLAMIGLGMIQTRGSGTRIAIAGGACFTLGILLFGICTCAAAALSMPTLRIPIPVGAIFLAGGWLCLIVASIQAKRQPAAACS
- a CDS encoding NAD(P)/FAD-dependent oxidoreductase gives rise to the protein MKGETHRVVIIGGGFGGLYAARSLSSAPVHVTMVDRRNFHLFQPLLYQVATGGLSPANIAAPLRRILVRQRNTEVVMADVADFDPANKKVILHDGELEYDSLVVAAGAETGYFGQNQWAKIAPGLKSIEDATEIRRKVLSAFEQAERETDPKIREELLTFVIVGGGPTGVELAGAIAELSHNTMKYDFRNINPADARIILVDAGERVLAPFPPELSKNAHDELVKLGVEVHNHHRVGAVKEDSVIVKHEEEETTIRAKTIIWAAGVQASPLASKLAAATGAETDRGGRIITEPDCTVPGHPEIFAIGDMACYKHQGEHPLPGVAPVAMQQGQYAAKTIVNRLRDKPVEPFKYNDPGSLATIGRSKAVAVLGTWKFTGFIAWVLWLVVHLMKLIQFESRLLVLMQWSWAYSTFNRSARLITGEDYRQEELDDILNS
- a CDS encoding pentapeptide repeat-containing protein, which codes for MAKKTWGYGLLSPDLPADEDLVPCSVETIDDEQDYERVLVRGQRPAATLDRLTILTSRLDQVVWPAAKLPEILLRDVQATTCDFSNAQMPGSEFQQVELVGAKLIGIDFTSAAWRNVVLTRCNLSFCTWRGAKLKNCRFEDCEMGDVDFDQTQLESVEWVDCRMRRGRFYGARLTESKLLRCDLQDLGAAADDLRKLKIDSAGWLQLAPLFDVVIE
- a CDS encoding DUF1559 domain-containing protein; the protein is MSACSVGRRQRAAFTLVELLVVIAIIGVLIALLLPAVQQAREAARRIQCTNNLKQISLAMHNYHDTFQSLPYGQFSVGLFPAAVGDVAGEYPYGTCWFQCILPFVEQSAMYDAIKTDMLTTPSASLDAAVRNTVVNDFVCPSDPNGGKVGHDGFQGNYLANTNTSNSGINSADPNSMSGLFFTKSHIQFRDVVDGVSNTLMIGECLQGSPDLPTATTYDTTANYWNAVGAETTFNAGSRGLFVSDYNASASRCVSTPSKPCVYLSAYLAWFVMRSEHPGGIMTSRADGSVSFLQENISNTTLMDLANRRDGNVIDQF